One region of Brachybacterium saurashtrense genomic DNA includes:
- a CDS encoding FHA domain-containing protein: protein MGRSDEHRVQVVHPLVSRSHARIRHLGATCEVSDLGSTHGTFLAGERIRGVVTGTLPASMQLGPAGPVLHLVHETSAPSPALGRGAFHEVLIGRDHACEVRLGDLLVSRRHARISWDGPSPVVEDLGSVNGTYVDGHRITRAEIDADSLLMVGGSRLQVDASGVRLIEGTEVRFATVGLGVTLPSGRTLLDDVSFSLAPGALMAVIGGSGTGNTTWRI from the coding sequence GTGGGGCGCTCCGACGAGCACCGGGTCCAGGTGGTCCATCCGCTGGTCTCGCGTTCCCATGCGAGAATCCGCCACCTCGGCGCCACCTGCGAAGTGTCGGACCTGGGCAGCACCCACGGCACGTTTCTCGCGGGGGAGAGGATCCGCGGCGTCGTGACCGGGACGCTTCCGGCGTCTATGCAGCTGGGCCCGGCCGGGCCCGTGCTGCATCTCGTTCACGAGACCAGTGCGCCCTCCCCGGCGCTCGGCCGGGGTGCCTTCCATGAGGTGCTCATCGGACGGGACCACGCCTGTGAGGTTCGGCTCGGTGACCTCCTGGTCTCGCGTCGGCACGCCAGGATCAGCTGGGATGGACCGAGCCCGGTGGTCGAGGACCTGGGCAGCGTGAACGGGACCTACGTGGACGGCCATCGCATCACCCGGGCGGAGATCGACGCCGACAGCCTGCTCATGGTCGGCGGGAGCCGGCTGCAGGTCGATGCCAGCGGTGTCCGCCTGATCGAGGGCACCGAGGTCCGTTTCGCTACCGTCGGCCTGGGCGTCACGCTGCCCAGCGGTCGCACTCTGCTCGACGACGTCAGCTTCAGCCTGGCCCCGGGCGCCCTCATGGCCGTCATCGGCGGCTCCGGCACCGGCAATACCACATGGCGGATCTGA
- a CDS encoding helix-turn-helix domain-containing protein, with protein sequence MDDRDTLFSLVGPSDRPDLGTVAGSFDPARLTQARFAAGLSKAKLADLVGVTPAAIGQYESQSSTPRRDLLPVLARELHVPVDYFATGRPIGRVDGSQAHFRSLRSTSARDRAKAIAFIEQVWELTFALEKKVRFPEVDLPPIDRGHADPISAAQALRAQWGLGLKPVKHLVALAESHGIVVSLLTMANADVARVGAFSTSHLARPVIVVTPERAKSVFVYRFTIAHELGHVLLHGEAAPGDKQQEREADQFAAEFLTPRSQIVNLLPRTVNLSRLDELSRHWGVSVDSLLLRMKETGTVSDASIRRGYQKLNQLRSSGLETPEPVNVYPGEVPSMLAQASGLADQAGYGQADLARELKWHPARVREVLGAEDPRPALRIVGDPPQA encoded by the coding sequence ATGGATGACCGGGACACCCTGTTCTCCCTGGTCGGGCCATCCGATCGCCCTGACCTCGGTACGGTCGCGGGCAGCTTCGACCCTGCACGCCTGACGCAGGCGCGTTTCGCGGCAGGCCTGTCGAAGGCCAAGCTCGCCGACCTCGTCGGGGTGACACCCGCGGCCATCGGTCAGTACGAGTCACAGTCCTCTACGCCCCGACGTGACCTCCTGCCCGTGCTCGCACGCGAACTGCACGTGCCCGTGGACTACTTCGCAACCGGCCGGCCGATCGGTCGAGTGGACGGCTCACAGGCGCACTTCCGGAGCTTGCGTTCGACGTCCGCGCGAGACCGCGCGAAGGCGATCGCGTTCATCGAGCAGGTGTGGGAGCTGACATTCGCGCTGGAGAAGAAGGTCCGCTTCCCGGAGGTCGATCTGCCACCGATCGACCGGGGGCACGCGGACCCGATTTCGGCTGCCCAGGCCCTTCGCGCGCAGTGGGGGCTTGGCTTGAAGCCGGTGAAGCATCTGGTCGCACTGGCGGAGTCGCACGGAATCGTCGTCAGTCTGCTCACGATGGCGAACGCGGATGTTGCTCGTGTTGGTGCATTCTCTACGTCGCACCTGGCAAGGCCAGTCATCGTGGTCACCCCGGAGCGGGCGAAGTCCGTGTTCGTGTACCGGTTCACGATCGCGCACGAGCTCGGACACGTGCTGCTGCACGGTGAGGCGGCACCGGGTGACAAGCAGCAAGAACGCGAAGCGGACCAGTTCGCCGCTGAGTTCCTCACGCCGCGCTCCCAGATCGTGAACCTGCTGCCACGCACGGTGAACTTGTCTCGGCTGGACGAGTTGTCGCGACATTGGGGTGTCTCCGTCGACTCGCTGCTGCTGCGGATGAAGGAGACCGGCACCGTCTCTGATGCATCGATCCGGCGCGGGTATCAGAAGCTGAACCAGTTGCGTAGCTCGGGACTGGAAACACCCGAACCCGTGAACGTCTACCCCGGAGAGGTGCCCTCGATGCTCGCGCAGGCGTCTGGGCTCGCCGATCAAGCAGGCTACGGGCAGGCCGACCTTGCACGAGAGCTGAAATGGCACCCCGCGCGGGTGCGCGAGGTCCTCGGTGCGGAAGACCCCCGACCAGCTCTACGGATCGTCGGCGACCCACCCCAGGCATAG
- a CDS encoding zinc ribbon domain-containing protein: protein MGGIARCGKCGAGLTITGKLSPAGETRRYACQKNPSRPERGGLSINAAHLDAYVTERVLHRLTHPRVGAGNASASGPLRQVVKINTRIGQLDQDYQDRVITRGEHRSGVEAAAAALRDVERRLVTAKGAIALYAAPIGNRHALQAWWDALDVTDQRAVITTLITRLRIVPGRPGRSFDPGRVRITYRP from the coding sequence TTGGGTGGGATCGCGCGGTGCGGGAAGTGCGGCGCCGGGCTCACCATCACCGGGAAGCTCTCTCCCGCCGGCGAAACGCGGCGATACGCCTGCCAGAAGAACCCGTCCCGTCCGGAACGTGGCGGGCTGAGCATCAACGCCGCCCATCTCGATGCCTATGTCACCGAACGCGTCCTGCACCGCCTCACCCATCCGCGAGTCGGCGCGGGCAACGCGTCGGCCAGCGGGCCACTGCGGCAGGTCGTGAAGATCAACACACGGATCGGTCAGCTCGATCAGGACTACCAGGACCGTGTCATCACCCGCGGGGAACACCGCAGCGGGGTCGAGGCCGCCGCTGCCGCGCTTCGCGATGTCGAGCGGCGCCTGGTCACCGCCAAGGGGGCGATCGCCCTCTACGCGGCGCCGATCGGGAACCGGCACGCGCTACAGGCCTGGTGGGACGCGCTGGATGTCACCGACCAGCGCGCGGTCATCACCACGCTGATCACCCGCCTCCGGATCGTTCCCGGACGCCCCGGGCGAAGCTTCGACCCCGGCCGCGTCCGCATCACCTACCGCCCCTGA
- a CDS encoding recombinase family protein: MLIPEQAAVIRQMADRFLAGESLRSITAWLNRSGIPPLRAGTGTSGLWHPYTVRSVLSSARISGQRAYAPDTRVVPAGGREILGPGDWEPIIPPE, encoded by the coding sequence GTGCTGATCCCGGAGCAGGCGGCGGTGATCCGGCAGATGGCCGATCGGTTCCTCGCTGGCGAGTCTCTGCGTTCCATTACCGCCTGGCTCAACCGCTCCGGCATCCCGCCCCTGCGCGCCGGGACCGGGACGTCTGGGCTGTGGCACCCGTACACGGTGCGCAGCGTGCTGTCCTCCGCCCGCATCTCCGGGCAACGCGCCTACGCTCCCGACACGCGGGTGGTCCCCGCGGGTGGGCGGGAGATTCTCGGCCCGGGTGATTGGGAACCGATCATCCCCCCGGAGTAG
- a CDS encoding ATP-dependent nuclease: MKLTRLHIANHSRIADVSIDIRDHLVLVGANDVGKSSVLRCLQLVLGASTAQLYAQIAGEDFRDADSEFVVEVELVDFSDDEKAAFPDEIDIDAITGARTLALRLSASIDANETLNVERIAVGAGTRRQLSRAQLDAIGWRFLSATSQARELRDDRRSALKDLLEAVELGAEKADFDGAVQQLATVLSESTVMEGVRTDLATQLTKALPSAIDTDDLTFVPGSSAEQDVLSDVRLQIQKDGTLRDLTAQSDGMRALYAIALYDLTSSGANVVGIDEPEIHLHPTSQRSLARLLKASSSQKIIATHSPDIVGAFDPDSIVVVKAGGVLVQPLAGFLTSDERLTVRWWVRDRLEPLTARRVIAVEGIADRIIVERAADLTSRTLDRLGVSLIETNGAGDMGAINTLFGPSGFDVPLSLLIDADAETATATKLGVQPTDLNANFVWVSRADLEDEYVAAIGAAPLQAALAASTLFKPNQLRALRATGPGGTFTDADVASFCRSYKVNAALVAVSLLDQAAARAIRSIEGMLSQVEASL, translated from the coding sequence ATGAAGCTCACTCGTCTGCACATCGCGAATCACAGTCGTATCGCGGATGTCTCGATCGATATCCGCGACCATCTGGTGCTGGTGGGTGCGAATGACGTGGGCAAGAGCTCGGTGCTGCGTTGTCTTCAGCTCGTTCTCGGGGCGTCGACCGCTCAGCTGTACGCGCAGATCGCCGGGGAGGACTTCCGAGACGCCGACAGCGAGTTCGTCGTGGAGGTCGAGCTTGTGGACTTCTCGGATGATGAGAAGGCGGCGTTTCCGGACGAGATCGACATCGACGCGATCACTGGGGCCAGAACGCTGGCGCTTCGCCTGAGCGCGAGCATCGACGCGAACGAGACGCTGAACGTCGAGCGGATCGCCGTGGGCGCGGGCACCCGACGTCAGCTGTCCAGGGCGCAGCTCGATGCGATCGGATGGCGGTTTCTCAGCGCCACGAGCCAGGCGCGTGAACTCCGCGACGATCGCCGCTCGGCACTCAAAGACCTCCTGGAAGCAGTCGAGCTGGGCGCCGAGAAGGCGGACTTCGACGGTGCCGTGCAGCAACTGGCGACGGTGCTGTCGGAGTCGACGGTGATGGAAGGCGTCCGTACAGACCTTGCCACGCAGTTGACGAAGGCACTGCCGTCCGCGATCGACACCGACGATCTAACGTTCGTGCCCGGCTCATCGGCCGAGCAGGATGTCCTGAGCGACGTGCGCCTGCAGATCCAGAAGGACGGGACGCTGCGGGATCTCACGGCACAGTCCGACGGGATGCGTGCCCTGTATGCGATCGCGCTGTACGACCTGACAAGCTCGGGCGCCAACGTCGTGGGAATCGACGAACCCGAGATCCACCTCCACCCGACCAGCCAGCGCAGTCTGGCGCGCCTGCTGAAAGCCAGCAGCAGCCAGAAGATCATCGCGACGCACTCACCGGATATCGTCGGCGCGTTCGATCCCGACTCCATCGTCGTCGTCAAGGCCGGCGGCGTCTTGGTACAGCCGCTGGCTGGCTTTCTCACCAGCGATGAACGGTTGACCGTGCGCTGGTGGGTTCGCGACAGGCTCGAGCCGCTCACCGCCCGCCGCGTGATCGCAGTCGAAGGCATCGCCGACCGGATCATTGTCGAGCGAGCTGCGGACCTCACCAGCCGGACCCTCGACCGGCTCGGGGTCTCCCTCATCGAAACCAACGGTGCGGGCGACATGGGCGCGATCAACACCCTGTTCGGCCCCAGCGGCTTCGACGTTCCACTGTCCCTGCTGATCGACGCGGACGCGGAGACAGCCACCGCCACCAAACTGGGCGTGCAGCCGACGGACCTGAACGCCAACTTCGTGTGGGTCTCGCGAGCGGATCTCGAAGACGAGTACGTCGCCGCCATCGGAGCAGCGCCCCTTCAAGCCGCTCTGGCCGCTTCCACCCTCTTCAAACCGAACCAGCTACGCGCGCTGCGGGCTACCGGTCCGGGCGGAACGTTCACCGATGCCGACGTGGCGAGCTTCTGCAGGTCGTACAAGGTGAACGCGGCGCTGGTCGCTGTTTCGCTACTCGACCAGGCCGCCGCGCGTGCGATTCGTAGCATCGAGGGGATGCTGTCGCAGGTCGAGGCCTCGCTATGA
- a CDS encoding UvrD-helicase domain-containing protein produces the protein MKIQPTAAQVQIRDSNQMGMLVVAPAGCGKSEALALRVQGMLRRGVAAGARRILVATFSNRAKDNIRERLRHYLTPAELRDKVTVINFHGLSARLYRSHAAAIGLDPEWTLPENDWVKEQCQRAGLNYGQAAGVDKVLQCIKQDPVNDADVLRLVEAHGNVDALEIEQLRVQDQQLTYDDLPRMAELILARDEVADLYRVHFVAVVVDEFQDLTPQQLRIIKRIGAGRTTYAGDLAQGIYGFTGAKPEEVYAQITDEVGEVVQLTESHRSSPAVLAAVNALVPLTHGTALTCAAPDTWPSGGIAVEVSHQTADAEAGWLVKLAKAILSRAPGQRIGVISRIGSRRRFADAAFTAEQGFEVHRWDDGVLDTDTARRVKSVLASMDAAAVLDADDSIEFLRDFAEFHQIQDPADRLALADALGWVLELLTQGLTLAEISKRIRVGDNSTLLTKPGVHLLSGHAGKGQQFDWVVVIGLEDGNVPFFEAKSDEALREEARVLSVMMSRARHGLILSHAAAVPALNGRVFAKEPSRFLTSALRATLTDTDGLVQWFRTASWDAIARR, from the coding sequence ATGAAGATCCAGCCCACCGCAGCACAGGTCCAGATCCGCGACAGCAACCAGATGGGAATGCTCGTCGTCGCACCAGCAGGGTGTGGCAAGAGCGAAGCGCTCGCACTGCGCGTGCAGGGGATGCTCCGTCGGGGTGTTGCCGCAGGGGCCCGACGCATCCTGGTCGCCACATTCTCCAACCGCGCGAAGGACAACATCCGAGAACGCCTGCGCCATTACCTGACCCCAGCAGAGCTCCGCGACAAGGTGACCGTCATCAACTTCCACGGGCTGTCTGCTCGCCTGTACCGATCGCACGCCGCCGCGATCGGCTTGGACCCAGAGTGGACTCTGCCGGAGAACGACTGGGTAAAGGAACAGTGCCAGCGCGCCGGACTCAACTACGGACAAGCCGCCGGAGTCGACAAAGTGCTCCAATGCATCAAGCAGGACCCCGTGAACGACGCTGACGTGCTCCGGCTTGTCGAAGCACACGGAAACGTCGACGCCCTCGAGATCGAGCAGCTTCGCGTACAGGACCAGCAGCTCACCTACGATGATCTGCCGCGCATGGCCGAGTTGATCCTCGCTCGCGACGAAGTGGCAGACCTGTACCGGGTGCATTTCGTCGCGGTCGTGGTCGATGAGTTCCAGGACCTCACCCCTCAGCAGCTGCGGATCATCAAACGGATCGGCGCCGGCCGCACCACCTATGCCGGCGACCTCGCCCAGGGCATCTACGGATTCACTGGAGCCAAGCCCGAAGAGGTGTACGCACAGATCACCGACGAAGTAGGCGAGGTTGTCCAGTTGACCGAGTCGCATCGCTCATCACCGGCCGTGCTCGCCGCGGTGAACGCGTTAGTGCCGCTCACGCACGGAACCGCGCTCACTTGCGCAGCCCCCGACACCTGGCCATCCGGTGGCATCGCCGTCGAAGTGAGCCATCAGACCGCAGACGCTGAGGCGGGGTGGCTCGTCAAGCTCGCGAAGGCCATCCTGTCCCGCGCCCCGGGCCAGCGCATCGGCGTCATCTCCCGCATCGGCTCGAGACGACGGTTCGCGGACGCCGCGTTCACCGCCGAGCAAGGGTTCGAGGTTCACAGGTGGGACGACGGCGTGCTGGATACCGATACCGCACGTCGAGTCAAGTCGGTCCTGGCCAGCATGGACGCTGCAGCAGTTCTCGACGCGGACGACTCGATCGAGTTCCTGCGGGACTTCGCCGAATTCCACCAGATCCAGGATCCGGCGGATCGGCTCGCGCTCGCCGACGCCCTGGGCTGGGTACTCGAACTGCTCACGCAGGGGCTGACCCTGGCCGAGATCTCGAAACGAATCCGAGTCGGTGACAACTCGACCCTGCTCACCAAGCCAGGGGTTCACCTGCTCTCCGGCCACGCCGGAAAAGGACAGCAGTTCGACTGGGTCGTCGTCATCGGCCTCGAGGACGGCAACGTTCCCTTCTTCGAGGCAAAGAGCGACGAGGCCCTGCGAGAAGAGGCGCGCGTCCTCTCCGTGATGATGTCACGCGCCCGGCACGGGCTCATCCTGTCCCACGCGGCAGCGGTCCCCGCGCTGAACGGGAGAGTGTTCGCTAAGGAACCCTCGCGGTTCCTCACCTCTGCGCTGCGTGCGACCCTGACTGACACAGATGGGCTCGTTCAATGGTTCAGGACCGCGTCGTGGGATGCGATCGCCAGGCGCTGA
- a CDS encoding restriction endonuclease, with product MTRVAWARYEGNDVEAVVAMLINRERPNSVRITPSRGDGGVDILDRGAAANGGDVVYQVKRYTGPLSTTQQNNVEESWTRLQTDPRWATLNVEEWHLVTPWDPTPEADAWLQGLDDRGRTVTWNGLAYVEALTAKYPEVIDYYLDGGKSRIEQAYQAVVALLAPADAGQKLDVPTVSSRLATALTVLDGDPHYRYELRLGEGELPGLVKRPNLMMTWIQSDGQGRKWQAVDVIARCAASATERPIVISGAVSAEGGSDLATALQDFFDYGAPFAVPAGAFAGSIDAPGGLGGPLTNAAMQVLPVDDEVGADPDLILATRSAEGVPIAETEVTRIARSEGTKGLRVVLQQKNHVFTIEDRYTASESGKREFRFGDYSNQPASDVKTALAFITSTSHPNTVYVRRKGAPPLSATVDPNWNIDFPDEIREVLNGVAAPVDALARLQQHTGTIVRVPDLTETTFAQVAEWRRAATILEGKVVIAAYPKGHALGVELPAEVDTIPGLLAIDVPLEVTIGEQTIHFGTARMWIEDATILERREVDGRSVHWLTTPNRRVRFSLPMEHSDDAAG from the coding sequence ATGACACGCGTCGCTTGGGCACGATATGAGGGCAACGACGTCGAGGCTGTCGTCGCGATGCTCATCAACCGGGAACGGCCAAACTCTGTGCGGATCACACCCTCAAGAGGCGATGGCGGGGTCGACATCCTCGACAGAGGCGCGGCCGCGAACGGCGGGGATGTCGTCTACCAGGTCAAGCGCTACACGGGGCCGCTCTCAACGACTCAACAGAACAACGTTGAGGAGTCGTGGACTCGGCTGCAAACCGACCCTCGGTGGGCCACTCTCAACGTCGAGGAATGGCATCTAGTCACGCCCTGGGATCCGACGCCGGAAGCTGACGCTTGGCTACAAGGCCTCGACGACAGAGGGCGCACTGTAACGTGGAACGGCCTGGCATACGTCGAGGCCCTCACGGCAAAGTACCCGGAAGTCATCGATTACTACCTGGATGGCGGCAAGAGCCGCATCGAGCAGGCCTACCAAGCAGTCGTTGCCCTGCTCGCTCCCGCCGACGCAGGTCAGAAGCTGGACGTCCCCACCGTTTCATCCCGGTTGGCGACAGCGCTCACGGTCCTCGACGGAGATCCCCACTACCGGTACGAACTCCGGCTTGGAGAGGGAGAGCTGCCGGGCCTGGTCAAACGGCCGAACCTGATGATGACGTGGATTCAATCCGACGGGCAGGGAAGGAAGTGGCAGGCCGTCGACGTCATCGCTCGATGTGCAGCCTCGGCCACGGAGCGTCCGATTGTCATCTCCGGGGCCGTGAGCGCGGAAGGCGGTTCCGATCTGGCGACGGCTCTTCAAGACTTCTTCGATTACGGCGCACCGTTTGCGGTACCGGCTGGCGCATTTGCAGGCAGTATCGACGCGCCCGGCGGTCTCGGCGGCCCCTTGACGAACGCGGCGATGCAAGTCCTTCCGGTTGACGACGAGGTGGGAGCTGACCCAGACCTCATCCTCGCAACCCGCTCCGCCGAGGGTGTGCCTATCGCCGAGACCGAGGTGACCCGGATTGCGCGAAGCGAAGGCACGAAAGGCCTCCGGGTGGTTCTGCAGCAGAAGAACCACGTCTTCACCATCGAGGACCGCTACACGGCGTCGGAGAGCGGAAAACGAGAGTTCCGGTTCGGCGACTACTCGAACCAGCCCGCGTCGGACGTAAAAACTGCTTTGGCCTTCATCACGTCAACGTCACACCCGAACACCGTCTACGTGCGACGGAAAGGCGCCCCTCCCCTGAGCGCGACCGTCGACCCGAACTGGAATATCGACTTCCCCGATGAGATACGCGAGGTCCTCAACGGCGTCGCAGCTCCGGTTGACGCGCTGGCACGGCTGCAACAGCACACAGGCACCATCGTCCGAGTTCCAGACCTGACCGAGACCACCTTCGCTCAGGTTGCAGAGTGGCGGCGCGCGGCCACGATCCTCGAGGGGAAAGTGGTCATAGCTGCTTATCCCAAGGGCCACGCCCTGGGGGTCGAGCTGCCAGCCGAGGTCGACACGATTCCGGGTCTGCTCGCAATCGACGTCCCCCTTGAGGTCACCATCGGTGAACAGACGATCCACTTCGGCACGGCTCGCATGTGGATCGAAGACGCAACCATCCTTGAACGACGCGAAGTCGATGGCCGGTCGGTGCACTGGCTCACGACGCCCAATCGGCGCGTCCGATTCTCCTTACCCATGGAGCATTCAGACGACGCAGCAGGTTGA
- a CDS encoding ABC transporter ATP-binding protein: MRENIGGIVAKTTLLNALTAAQPATSGQVLYDARDLSQHLESLRGSIGVVPQDDVVHHHLTARQALGYAAELRFDPEVPSADRERRVSEVLEELGLTEHQHTRISSLSGGQHKRVSVAIELLTRPSLLVLDEPTSGLDLDLVAEVMETLRRLADDGRTVLVVTHSPEGLDLCDRLLILAPGGKVSFFGDPDDARPHFGAQTFGDVVAATKTDPEGTVSRFRASAGYVRDVRTPIGRMASTRTELGEDPRSPSLRRQASVEGRRQLRILWADRALAGFVVAMPLILAALVLVIPGEQGLAHPDLASCPRGSPIRS, translated from the coding sequence ATGCGAGAAAATATAGGGGGTATCGTAGCGAAGACCACCCTGCTGAATGCGCTGACCGCAGCCCAGCCTGCAACGTCCGGGCAGGTCCTTTACGACGCGCGTGACCTCTCCCAGCATCTGGAAAGCCTCCGCGGCAGCATAGGCGTGGTGCCTCAGGATGACGTCGTCCACCACCACCTCACGGCGCGGCAGGCACTCGGGTATGCCGCCGAGCTCCGGTTCGATCCCGAGGTCCCGAGCGCCGACAGGGAACGACGCGTGAGCGAGGTGCTCGAGGAGCTCGGCCTCACCGAGCACCAGCACACCCGTATCAGCTCCCTCTCCGGCGGGCAGCACAAGCGTGTCTCGGTGGCGATCGAACTGCTCACCCGCCCCTCTCTGCTGGTCCTCGACGAACCCACTTCGGGTCTCGACCTTGATCTCGTCGCCGAGGTGATGGAGACCCTCCGCCGACTGGCCGACGACGGACGGACCGTCCTGGTGGTCACCCATTCGCCGGAGGGCTTGGATCTGTGCGACCGCCTGCTCATCCTGGCCCCCGGTGGGAAGGTCTCCTTCTTCGGGGATCCGGACGACGCGCGTCCCCACTTCGGCGCCCAGACCTTCGGTGACGTCGTCGCCGCGACCAAAACCGATCCGGAGGGAACGGTCTCGCGGTTCCGTGCCTCGGCCGGCTATGTGCGCGATGTGCGCACACCGATCGGCCGAATGGCCAGCACACGCACCGAGCTGGGTGAGGATCCCCGCTCGCCGTCGCTGCGGCGGCAGGCCTCCGTGGAGGGGCGACGCCAACTGCGGATCCTCTGGGCCGACCGCGCGCTCGCCGGCTTCGTGGTGGCCATGCCCCTCATCCTCGCGGCTCTCGTGCTGGTGATCCCGGGAGAGCAGGGCCTGGCCCACCCGGACCTGGCGAGCTGCCCTCGGGGCAGCCCAATCAGATCCTGA
- a CDS encoding ABC transporter permease has protein sequence MLTLGAVFLGLSASIRDLVTERAIFVRERAIGLSPVAYVLAKLSVLGMLTLAQTVMLVPVVLLFRDGPDSGILLWPAGELVLALWLCALTSAAMGLLVSSLVGSGEQTLPVMVVLVTMQLVLSGGLFPVADRAVLEQLAWLSPSRWGFAAMGATSDITAISLVGEDPLWEPSAWVWLGCLLILCVLTTVLSGAAMRRLARRYRVRGR, from the coding sequence GTGCTCACCCTCGGTGCGGTGTTCCTGGGACTCTCCGCGAGCATCCGTGACCTGGTGACCGAGCGCGCGATCTTCGTGCGCGAGCGGGCTATCGGGCTCTCACCGGTCGCCTACGTCCTCGCCAAGCTCAGTGTGCTGGGAATGCTCACCCTCGCCCAGACAGTGATGCTGGTGCCCGTGGTGCTGCTGTTCCGGGACGGGCCCGACAGCGGAATCCTCCTGTGGCCAGCAGGAGAGCTCGTGCTCGCGCTGTGGCTGTGTGCCCTGACCAGCGCAGCGATGGGTCTGCTGGTCTCCTCCCTCGTGGGCTCCGGGGAGCAGACCTTGCCGGTGATGGTGGTGCTGGTGACGATGCAGCTGGTTCTCAGCGGCGGGTTGTTCCCTGTCGCAGATCGAGCCGTGCTCGAACAGCTCGCCTGGCTGTCCCCGTCGCGCTGGGGATTCGCGGCGATGGGAGCGACCTCTGACATCACGGCCATCTCCCTGGTGGGCGAGGATCCGCTGTGGGAGCCCAGCGCGTGGGTCTGGCTGGGTTGCCTGCTGATACTGTGCGTGCTGACCACGGTGTTGAGCGGGGCGGCGATGCGGCGGCTGGCGAGGCGCTACAGGGTGCGCGGGCGCTGA